Proteins co-encoded in one Streptococcus parauberis NCFD 2020 genomic window:
- a CDS encoding TIGR01457 family HAD-type hydrolase: MTYKGYLIDLDGTLYKGKDRIPAGERFIERLQDKGIPYLLVTNNTTRTPEMVQEMLANQFNIVTPLETIYTATMATVDYMNDMARGKTAYVIGETGLKTAIAQAAYTEDVENPAYVVVGLDSKVTYDKLATATLAVQKGAIFIGTNPDLNIPTERGLMPGAGSLVALIEAATRIQPVFIGKPNAIIMNKALEILNIDRKDVLMVGDNYLTDIMAGIQNDIASLLVTTGFTAAEEVPTLPIQPSHVIASLEEWDLE; the protein is encoded by the coding sequence TTGACTTATAAAGGCTATTTGATTGATTTAGATGGAACACTTTATAAGGGAAAGGACCGAATTCCGGCTGGTGAGAGATTTATTGAACGCCTACAGGATAAAGGCATTCCTTATTTGCTGGTAACCAATAATACGACTAGGACGCCTGAGATGGTTCAGGAGATGTTGGCTAATCAGTTTAATATCGTGACACCTCTTGAAACGATTTACACGGCAACTATGGCAACTGTTGATTACATGAATGATATGGCGCGTGGGAAAACAGCTTATGTCATCGGTGAGACTGGCTTAAAGACGGCAATTGCCCAAGCTGCCTATACTGAAGATGTAGAAAATCCAGCCTACGTAGTTGTTGGTTTAGATAGCAAAGTTACTTATGACAAATTAGCAACGGCAACGCTGGCAGTTCAAAAGGGCGCTATCTTCATTGGAACCAACCCTGACCTTAACATTCCTACGGAACGTGGCTTGATGCCGGGGGCCGGCTCATTGGTGGCCTTGATTGAAGCGGCGACACGAATCCAACCAGTCTTCATTGGCAAGCCTAATGCGATTATCATGAACAAGGCTTTAGAAATCCTCAACATCGACAGAAAAGATGTTTTGATGGTTGGCGACAATTATTTGACAGATATTATGGCTGGTATTCAAAATGATATTGCAAGTCTCTTAGTAACTACTGGCTTTACAGCAGCAGAAGAAGTGCCAACTTTGCCAATTCAACCAAGCCATGTCATTGCTAGCCTAGAGGAATGGGATTTGGAATGA
- a CDS encoding acyl-ACP thioesterase domain-containing protein, with the protein MGLIYKEELKLGFDMCDVKLDVKLPHLISYCLGLSGRQTELLQMSDQKVLDDYHLIWIITDHELTLDRLPRFGDTITIETEPFAYNKLFCYRRFTIFDQDHQQMAEIITHFALMDPDTRKVAHIPTDLVQPFESDFVKKLRRTPKIKTLENPKEKIYNVRYYDLDMNGHVNNGKYLDWIYDVMSYDFLSKHRPVAIQLRYIKEVSPDGTIVSRYEQDQLTTTHDITADGNLHAQAIIQWKEIED; encoded by the coding sequence GAAATTAGATGTCAAATTGCCTCACTTGATTTCATATTGCCTTGGTTTATCAGGTCGTCAAACTGAGTTGCTCCAAATGAGCGACCAAAAAGTATTGGATGACTACCATTTAATTTGGATTATTACTGACCATGAATTGACACTGGACCGTTTACCACGTTTTGGTGATACAATTACCATTGAGACAGAGCCCTTTGCATATAACAAACTGTTCTGTTACCGTCGTTTTACAATTTTTGACCAAGACCATCAGCAAATGGCGGAAATTATTACTCACTTTGCCTTGATGGACCCAGATACTCGTAAAGTGGCCCATATTCCAACTGATTTGGTTCAGCCTTTCGAAAGTGATTTCGTTAAAAAATTACGTCGCACACCAAAAATCAAGACTTTAGAAAATCCGAAAGAAAAAATCTACAATGTTCGTTATTATGACTTGGACATGAATGGCCATGTTAACAATGGGAAATACCTTGATTGGATCTATGACGTCATGTCTTATGATTTCCTATCTAAGCACCGCCCTGTAGCAATTCAATTAAGATATATCAAGGAAGTGTCCCCTGATGGAACTATTGTTTCCAGATATGAACAAGACCAACTGACAACGACTCATGATATTACAGCAGATGGCAATCTGCATGCGCAAGCCATTATCCAATGGAAAGAAATAGAAGACTAA